A stretch of the Lolium perenne isolate Kyuss_39 chromosome 3, Kyuss_2.0, whole genome shotgun sequence genome encodes the following:
- the LOC127342209 gene encoding cysteine-tryptophan domain-containing zinc finger protein 5-like isoform X4 encodes MPLPSRRASAGAGRTHPLPPPGLDSGEGLAFEPTRLRERWARERREEAESLADLGMPVKRAGARKPRLALKDYEGGVCAENSGSQMGGYGSFLYPQRSLSVISQSRSPAVPPNHGNASRSPYVPVESAQKSHFVKTELDSRGKDDYCRRTSNGINGNPHQQILNRAVNGPEQKAPKIRIKVNSSRSLARNTAAVYSGLGLDISPSSSMDDSLGGSAGDPEPKNLPDASPHTILQIMTCHPIPGGLLLSPLADNIMALRKKTASVTKEHEAPEFDYDKAELNRDWCPTTSAAGDNKNKVSNKNKYVEKKDHLPSIKNSQCRHNDSTIVNKGTMPQLLDMSDDAGSVLLPRSMKTEQHSVEESEKLVADIPNHLKETKNGPLKARGMSLPYLIRKRIYEARPKLGTDTAASSCGTGNKPNQKLV; translated from the exons ATGCCGCTCCCCTCCAGGCGCGCCAGCGCTGGCGCGGGCAGGACCCACCCCTTGCCGCCTCCCGGGCTGGACAGCGGCGAGGGCCTCGCGTTCGAGCCGACCAGGCTGCGGGAGAGGTGGGCGAGGGAGCGGAGGGAGGAGGCCGAGAGCCTGGCGGACCTCGGGATGCCCGTGAAGAGGGCCGGGGCACGGAAGCCGCGCCTCGCGTTG AAGGACTATGAAGGTGGAGTATGTGCTGAGAACTCGG GGTCACAAATGGGAGGTTATGGTTCATTCTTGTACCCCCAGCGTTCTCTGTCTGTTATATCTCAATCTAGAAGTCCTGCAGTTCCTCCAAACCATGGCAATGCCTCTAGATCACCTTATGTTCCAGTGGAG AGTGCACAGAAGAGTCATTTTGTCAAGACTGAATTAGATAGCAGGGGAAAAGATGATTATTGTCGAAGAACATCGAATGGGATCAATGGTAATCCTCATCAACAGATTTTGAACAGAGCAGTCAATGGTCCTGAGCAAAAGGCACCTAAAATACGTATCAAGGTGAACAGCAGTAGAAGTTTGGCAAGAAATACTGCTGCTGTCTACAGTGGTCTGGGCCTCGACATTTCTCCTTCATCCTCTATGGATGACAGCCTTGGTGGGAGCGCTGGAGATCCTGAGCCCAAAAATTTACCAGATGCATCTCCGCATACCATTTTACAG ATAATGACCTGCCATCCTATTCCTGGAGGACTCTTGCTTTCACCACTTGCAGATAATATTATGGCGCTGAGAAAAAAGACAGCATCTGTAACAAAGGAACATGAAGCACCTGAATTTGATTATGACAAAGCAGAACTGAACAGAGACTGGTGTCCCACGACCTCTGCTGCAGGAGATAACAAAAATAaggtgtcaaataaaaataagtaTGTTGAAAAGAAAGATCACCTCCCAAGTATCAAGAATTCACAATGCAGACATAATGATTCAACAATTGTGAATAAGGGGACTATGCCTCAGTTACTGGATATGTCAGATGATGCAGGTTCAGTCCTCTTACCTAGAAGCATGAAGACAGAACAACATTCAGTTGAGGAATCAGAAAAATTGGTGGCTGATATTCCGAATCACCTGAAGGAAACAAAGAATGGTCCACTGAAAGCACGAG GCATGAGTTTGCCATACTTGATAAGGAAGAGAATATATGAAGCTAGGCCAAAGTTAGG GACCGACACTGCTGCTAGCTCATGTGGAACGGGCAACAAACCAAACCAGAAGTTGGTCTGA
- the LOC127342209 gene encoding cysteine-tryptophan domain-containing zinc finger protein 5-like isoform X2, with protein MPLPSRRASAGAGRTHPLPPPGLDSGEGLAFEPTRLRERWARERREEAESLADLGMPVKRAGARKPRLALPMCWPQLISWESCVDKHFQKDYEGGVCAENSGSQMGGYGSFLYPQRSLSVISQSRSPAVPPNHGNASRSPYVPVESAQKSHFVKTELDSRGKDDYCRRTSNGINGNPHQQILNRAVNGPEQKAPKIRIKVNSSRSLARNTAAVYSGLGLDISPSSSMDDSLGGSAGDPEPKNLPDASPHTILQIMTCHPIPGGLLLSPLADNIMALRKKTASVTKEHEAPEFDYDKAELNRDWCPTTSAAGDNKNKVSNKNKYVEKKDHLPSIKNSQCRHNDSTIVNKGTMPQLLDMSDDAGSVLLPRSMKTEQHSVEESEKLVADIPNHLKETKNGPLKARGMSLPYLIRKRIYEARPKTDTAASSCGTGNKPNQKLV; from the exons ATGCCGCTCCCCTCCAGGCGCGCCAGCGCTGGCGCGGGCAGGACCCACCCCTTGCCGCCTCCCGGGCTGGACAGCGGCGAGGGCCTCGCGTTCGAGCCGACCAGGCTGCGGGAGAGGTGGGCGAGGGAGCGGAGGGAGGAGGCCGAGAGCCTGGCGGACCTCGGGATGCCCGTGAAGAGGGCCGGGGCACGGAAGCCGCGCCTCGCGTTG CCAATGTGTTGGCCTCAGCTGATTTCCTGGGAATCATGTGTGGA caagcatttccaGAAGGACTATGAAGGTGGAGTATGTGCTGAGAACTCGG GGTCACAAATGGGAGGTTATGGTTCATTCTTGTACCCCCAGCGTTCTCTGTCTGTTATATCTCAATCTAGAAGTCCTGCAGTTCCTCCAAACCATGGCAATGCCTCTAGATCACCTTATGTTCCAGTGGAG AGTGCACAGAAGAGTCATTTTGTCAAGACTGAATTAGATAGCAGGGGAAAAGATGATTATTGTCGAAGAACATCGAATGGGATCAATGGTAATCCTCATCAACAGATTTTGAACAGAGCAGTCAATGGTCCTGAGCAAAAGGCACCTAAAATACGTATCAAGGTGAACAGCAGTAGAAGTTTGGCAAGAAATACTGCTGCTGTCTACAGTGGTCTGGGCCTCGACATTTCTCCTTCATCCTCTATGGATGACAGCCTTGGTGGGAGCGCTGGAGATCCTGAGCCCAAAAATTTACCAGATGCATCTCCGCATACCATTTTACAG ATAATGACCTGCCATCCTATTCCTGGAGGACTCTTGCTTTCACCACTTGCAGATAATATTATGGCGCTGAGAAAAAAGACAGCATCTGTAACAAAGGAACATGAAGCACCTGAATTTGATTATGACAAAGCAGAACTGAACAGAGACTGGTGTCCCACGACCTCTGCTGCAGGAGATAACAAAAATAaggtgtcaaataaaaataagtaTGTTGAAAAGAAAGATCACCTCCCAAGTATCAAGAATTCACAATGCAGACATAATGATTCAACAATTGTGAATAAGGGGACTATGCCTCAGTTACTGGATATGTCAGATGATGCAGGTTCAGTCCTCTTACCTAGAAGCATGAAGACAGAACAACATTCAGTTGAGGAATCAGAAAAATTGGTGGCTGATATTCCGAATCACCTGAAGGAAACAAAGAATGGTCCACTGAAAGCACGAG GCATGAGTTTGCCATACTTGATAAGGAAGAGAATATATGAAGCTAGGCCAAA GACCGACACTGCTGCTAGCTCATGTGGAACGGGCAACAAACCAAACCAGAAGTTGGTCTGA
- the LOC127342209 gene encoding cysteine-tryptophan domain-containing zinc finger protein 5-like isoform X3 → MPLPSRRASAGAGRTHPLPPPGLDSGEGLAFEPTRLRERWARERREEAESLADLGMPVKRAGARKPRLALPMCWPQLISWESCVDKHFQKDYEGGVCAENSGSQMGGYGSFLYPQRSLSVISQSRSPAVPPNHGNASRSPYVPVESAQKSHFVKTELDSRGKDDYCRRTSNGINGNPHQQILNRAVNGPEQKAPKIRIKVNSSRSLARNTAAVYSGLGLDISPSSSMDDSLGGSAGDPEPKNLPDASPHTILQIMTCHPIPGGLLLSPLADNIMALRKKTASVTKEHEAPEFDYDKAELNRDWCPTTSAAGDNKNKVSNKNKYVEKKDHLPSIKNSQCRHNDSTIVNKGTMPQLLDMSDDAGSVLLPRSMKTEQHSVEESEKLVADIPNHLKETKNGPLKARGPTLLLAHVERATNQTRSWSDVSANAVCV, encoded by the exons ATGCCGCTCCCCTCCAGGCGCGCCAGCGCTGGCGCGGGCAGGACCCACCCCTTGCCGCCTCCCGGGCTGGACAGCGGCGAGGGCCTCGCGTTCGAGCCGACCAGGCTGCGGGAGAGGTGGGCGAGGGAGCGGAGGGAGGAGGCCGAGAGCCTGGCGGACCTCGGGATGCCCGTGAAGAGGGCCGGGGCACGGAAGCCGCGCCTCGCGTTG CCAATGTGTTGGCCTCAGCTGATTTCCTGGGAATCATGTGTGGA caagcatttccaGAAGGACTATGAAGGTGGAGTATGTGCTGAGAACTCGG GGTCACAAATGGGAGGTTATGGTTCATTCTTGTACCCCCAGCGTTCTCTGTCTGTTATATCTCAATCTAGAAGTCCTGCAGTTCCTCCAAACCATGGCAATGCCTCTAGATCACCTTATGTTCCAGTGGAG AGTGCACAGAAGAGTCATTTTGTCAAGACTGAATTAGATAGCAGGGGAAAAGATGATTATTGTCGAAGAACATCGAATGGGATCAATGGTAATCCTCATCAACAGATTTTGAACAGAGCAGTCAATGGTCCTGAGCAAAAGGCACCTAAAATACGTATCAAGGTGAACAGCAGTAGAAGTTTGGCAAGAAATACTGCTGCTGTCTACAGTGGTCTGGGCCTCGACATTTCTCCTTCATCCTCTATGGATGACAGCCTTGGTGGGAGCGCTGGAGATCCTGAGCCCAAAAATTTACCAGATGCATCTCCGCATACCATTTTACAG ATAATGACCTGCCATCCTATTCCTGGAGGACTCTTGCTTTCACCACTTGCAGATAATATTATGGCGCTGAGAAAAAAGACAGCATCTGTAACAAAGGAACATGAAGCACCTGAATTTGATTATGACAAAGCAGAACTGAACAGAGACTGGTGTCCCACGACCTCTGCTGCAGGAGATAACAAAAATAaggtgtcaaataaaaataagtaTGTTGAAAAGAAAGATCACCTCCCAAGTATCAAGAATTCACAATGCAGACATAATGATTCAACAATTGTGAATAAGGGGACTATGCCTCAGTTACTGGATATGTCAGATGATGCAGGTTCAGTCCTCTTACCTAGAAGCATGAAGACAGAACAACATTCAGTTGAGGAATCAGAAAAATTGGTGGCTGATATTCCGAATCACCTGAAGGAAACAAAGAATGGTCCACTGAAAGCACGAG GACCGACACTGCTGCTAGCTCATGTGGAACGGGCAACAAACCAAACCAGAAGTTGGTCTGATGTATCTGCAAATGCTGTATgtgtataa
- the LOC127342209 gene encoding cysteine-tryptophan domain-containing zinc finger protein 5-like isoform X1, whose protein sequence is MPLPSRRASAGAGRTHPLPPPGLDSGEGLAFEPTRLRERWARERREEAESLADLGMPVKRAGARKPRLALPMCWPQLISWESCVDKHFQKDYEGGVCAENSGSQMGGYGSFLYPQRSLSVISQSRSPAVPPNHGNASRSPYVPVESAQKSHFVKTELDSRGKDDYCRRTSNGINGNPHQQILNRAVNGPEQKAPKIRIKVNSSRSLARNTAAVYSGLGLDISPSSSMDDSLGGSAGDPEPKNLPDASPHTILQIMTCHPIPGGLLLSPLADNIMALRKKTASVTKEHEAPEFDYDKAELNRDWCPTTSAAGDNKNKVSNKNKYVEKKDHLPSIKNSQCRHNDSTIVNKGTMPQLLDMSDDAGSVLLPRSMKTEQHSVEESEKLVADIPNHLKETKNGPLKARGMSLPYLIRKRIYEARPKLGTDTAASSCGTGNKPNQKLV, encoded by the exons ATGCCGCTCCCCTCCAGGCGCGCCAGCGCTGGCGCGGGCAGGACCCACCCCTTGCCGCCTCCCGGGCTGGACAGCGGCGAGGGCCTCGCGTTCGAGCCGACCAGGCTGCGGGAGAGGTGGGCGAGGGAGCGGAGGGAGGAGGCCGAGAGCCTGGCGGACCTCGGGATGCCCGTGAAGAGGGCCGGGGCACGGAAGCCGCGCCTCGCGTTG CCAATGTGTTGGCCTCAGCTGATTTCCTGGGAATCATGTGTGGA caagcatttccaGAAGGACTATGAAGGTGGAGTATGTGCTGAGAACTCGG GGTCACAAATGGGAGGTTATGGTTCATTCTTGTACCCCCAGCGTTCTCTGTCTGTTATATCTCAATCTAGAAGTCCTGCAGTTCCTCCAAACCATGGCAATGCCTCTAGATCACCTTATGTTCCAGTGGAG AGTGCACAGAAGAGTCATTTTGTCAAGACTGAATTAGATAGCAGGGGAAAAGATGATTATTGTCGAAGAACATCGAATGGGATCAATGGTAATCCTCATCAACAGATTTTGAACAGAGCAGTCAATGGTCCTGAGCAAAAGGCACCTAAAATACGTATCAAGGTGAACAGCAGTAGAAGTTTGGCAAGAAATACTGCTGCTGTCTACAGTGGTCTGGGCCTCGACATTTCTCCTTCATCCTCTATGGATGACAGCCTTGGTGGGAGCGCTGGAGATCCTGAGCCCAAAAATTTACCAGATGCATCTCCGCATACCATTTTACAG ATAATGACCTGCCATCCTATTCCTGGAGGACTCTTGCTTTCACCACTTGCAGATAATATTATGGCGCTGAGAAAAAAGACAGCATCTGTAACAAAGGAACATGAAGCACCTGAATTTGATTATGACAAAGCAGAACTGAACAGAGACTGGTGTCCCACGACCTCTGCTGCAGGAGATAACAAAAATAaggtgtcaaataaaaataagtaTGTTGAAAAGAAAGATCACCTCCCAAGTATCAAGAATTCACAATGCAGACATAATGATTCAACAATTGTGAATAAGGGGACTATGCCTCAGTTACTGGATATGTCAGATGATGCAGGTTCAGTCCTCTTACCTAGAAGCATGAAGACAGAACAACATTCAGTTGAGGAATCAGAAAAATTGGTGGCTGATATTCCGAATCACCTGAAGGAAACAAAGAATGGTCCACTGAAAGCACGAG GCATGAGTTTGCCATACTTGATAAGGAAGAGAATATATGAAGCTAGGCCAAAGTTAGG GACCGACACTGCTGCTAGCTCATGTGGAACGGGCAACAAACCAAACCAGAAGTTGGTCTGA